The following coding sequences lie in one Bacteroides helcogenes P 36-108 genomic window:
- the rimO gene encoding 30S ribosomal protein S12 methylthiotransferase RimO produces the protein MKRKTIDIITLGCSKNLVDSEHLMRQLEGVGYHVTHDSEHPKGQIAVINTCGFIGDAKEESINMILEFAQAKEAGDLEKLYVMGCLSERYLKELAVEIPQVDKFYGKFNWKELLQDLGKAYHDELHIERTLTTPKHYAYLKISEGCDRKCSYCAIPIITGKHVSRPMEEILDEVKYLVAEGVKEFQVIAQELTYYGVDLYKKQMLPELIEHISEIPGVEWIRLHYAYPAHFPMELFRVMRERSNVCKYMDIALQHISDNMLMRMRRHVTKAETYQLIEKFRNEVPGIHLRTTLMVGYPGETEADFEELKDFVHKVRFDRMGAFAYSEEEGTYAAATYEDSVPQEVKQKRLDDLMTIQQGISAELSTAKIGKRMKVIIDRLEGDYYVGRTEFDSPEVDPEVLIKRKDKDLLIGNFYQTEIINSDDFDLFGQIV, from the coding sequence ATGAAAAGAAAAACTATAGATATCATCACTTTGGGGTGTTCTAAAAATTTGGTGGATTCCGAACATTTAATGCGTCAATTAGAAGGGGTGGGTTATCATGTGACACACGATTCTGAACATCCGAAAGGGCAAATTGCAGTGATTAATACCTGTGGTTTCATCGGTGATGCAAAGGAAGAATCCATTAATATGATATTGGAATTTGCACAAGCCAAGGAAGCGGGAGATTTGGAGAAACTTTATGTTATGGGATGCCTTTCAGAACGCTATTTGAAAGAACTGGCTGTTGAAATTCCGCAAGTTGATAAATTTTATGGTAAATTTAACTGGAAAGAATTGTTGCAGGATTTAGGCAAGGCTTATCATGACGAATTGCACATTGAGCGTACTCTAACGACTCCTAAGCATTATGCTTATTTGAAAATTTCAGAAGGGTGTGACCGAAAATGTTCGTATTGTGCCATTCCCATTATTACCGGAAAGCATGTATCTCGTCCAATGGAGGAGATTCTGGATGAAGTGAAATATCTGGTAGCAGAGGGAGTAAAAGAATTTCAGGTTATAGCACAGGAATTGACTTATTATGGGGTGGATTTATATAAAAAGCAAATGCTTCCTGAGCTGATAGAACATATTTCCGAGATTCCGGGAGTAGAATGGATACGTTTGCATTATGCTTATCCGGCACATTTTCCAATGGAGTTGTTCCGTGTAATGAGGGAACGTTCCAATGTTTGTAAATATATGGATATTGCTTTGCAGCATATCAGTGATAATATGCTTATGAGGATGCGGCGGCATGTTACTAAAGCGGAGACGTATCAGTTGATAGAAAAATTCCGCAATGAAGTGCCCGGTATACATTTACGTACTACTCTTATGGTAGGGTATCCAGGAGAGACAGAGGCTGATTTTGAAGAATTGAAGGATTTTGTACACAAGGTTCGCTTTGATAGAATGGGAGCCTTTGCATATTCGGAAGAGGAAGGAACCTATGCAGCGGCGACTTATGAGGATTCTGTGCCTCAGGAGGTAAAACAGAAACGATTGGATGATTTGATGACTATTCAGCAAGGAATTTCAGCAGAATTAAGTACTGCAAAGATAGGGAAGCGAATGAAGGTCATAATAGATCGTTTAGAAGGTGATTATTATGTGGGACGTACGGAGTTTGATTCTCCGGAAGTGGATCCTGAAGTCTTGATTAAGCGTAAAGATAAGGATTTGCTTATTGGTAACTTTTACCAGACAGAGATTATTAATTCCGATGATTTCGATCTTTTTGGACAGATTGTTTAA
- a CDS encoding HU family DNA-binding protein: MNNKEFTSELSRKLGYTLKDTSELVASLLSDMTRQLEEGNIVSVQGFGTFEVKKKAERISVNPNTKQRMLVPPKLVLTYKPSTLLKDKFK, translated from the coding sequence TTGAATAACAAAGAGTTTACTTCTGAATTGTCACGAAAGTTGGGGTATACATTAAAAGATACCTCTGAGTTAGTTGCATCTTTACTGTCGGATATGACGCGGCAGTTGGAGGAAGGGAACATTGTATCCGTGCAAGGGTTTGGTACATTTGAAGTGAAGAAAAAGGCGGAACGCATATCTGTTAATCCAAATACAAAACAACGTATGCTGGTTCCTCCCAAGTTGGTGTTGACATATAAGCCAAGTACATTATTGAAAGACAAGTTTAAATGA
- a CDS encoding AAA family ATPase, with the protein MAETIDIRELNERIEKQSAFVTNLTTGMDQVIVGQKHLVESLLIGLLSDGHVLLEGVPGLAKTLAIKTLSSLIDAQYSRVQFTPDLLPADVIGTMVYSQKDETFQVKKGPVFANFVLADEINRAPAKVQSALLEAMQERQVTIGKETFKLPEPFLVLATQNPIEQEGTYPLPEAQVDRFMLKVVIDYPKLEEEKLIIRQNINGEKLNVRPILNANEIIEARKVVRQVYLDEKIEKYIVDIVFATRYPDKYDLKELKEMIGFGGSPRASINLALAARSYAFIKRRGYVIPEDVRAVAHDVLRHRIGLTYEAEASNMTSDEIISKILNKVEVP; encoded by the coding sequence ATGGCTGAAACAATTGATATTCGTGAATTGAACGAGCGAATTGAGAAACAGAGTGCTTTCGTTACCAATCTTACCACAGGCATGGACCAGGTTATCGTAGGTCAAAAACATTTGGTGGAGTCGTTGCTAATAGGTCTGTTATCTGACGGACATGTGTTGCTGGAAGGTGTGCCCGGATTAGCGAAAACATTAGCTATCAAAACATTGTCTTCTTTGATTGATGCACAGTACAGTCGTGTTCAATTTACACCGGATTTGTTGCCGGCCGATGTTATTGGTACAATGGTTTACAGTCAGAAAGACGAGACATTTCAAGTGAAGAAAGGTCCCGTTTTTGCTAATTTTGTTTTGGCTGATGAGATTAACCGTGCTCCGGCCAAAGTACAGAGCGCTTTGCTGGAAGCCATGCAGGAACGACAAGTTACTATCGGTAAAGAAACATTCAAATTGCCTGAACCGTTTCTTGTACTTGCTACGCAAAATCCGATTGAACAGGAAGGTACTTATCCATTACCTGAAGCACAAGTAGATCGTTTTATGCTGAAAGTAGTCATTGATTATCCGAAATTAGAGGAAGAAAAGCTGATCATCCGTCAGAATATTAATGGAGAAAAGCTCAATGTGAGGCCAATTCTGAATGCGAATGAAATTATCGAAGCCCGCAAAGTTGTTCGTCAGGTTTACTTGGATGAAAAAATAGAGAAATATATTGTTGATATAGTGTTTGCTACGCGTTATCCGGATAAATATGATTTGAAAGAACTGAAGGAGATGATAGGATTTGGCGGTTCACCGCGTGCATCTATTAATTTAGCATTGGCTGCCCGCAGTTATGCATTCATTAAGCGTCGTGGTTATGTTATTCCAGAGGATGTTCGTGCCGTAGCACATGATGTATTACGTCATCGTATTGGTTTGACTTATGAGGCAGAAGCCAGTAACATGACTTCGGATGAAATCATCAGTAAAATATTGAATAAGGTTGAAGTGCCTTAA
- a CDS encoding DUF58 domain-containing protein, whose protein sequence is METTDLLKKVRQIEIKTRGLSNNIFAGQYHSAFKGRGMAFSEVREYQFGDDIRDIDWNVTARFNKPYVKVFEEERELTVMLLVDVSGSLEFGTIKQMKKDMVTEIAATLAFSAIQNNDKIGVIFFSDRIEKFIPPKKGRKHILYIIRELIDFHAESRRTNICLGLEYLTNVMKRRCTAFVLSDFIDQKSFKSAMTIANRKHDVVAIQIYDRRVEDLPAIGLMKIKDAETGHEQWIDTSSHAVRRAHHDWWVNKQMELNETFTKSNVDNVSVRTDQDYVKALMNLFAKRN, encoded by the coding sequence ATGGAAACAACTGATTTATTAAAGAAGGTTCGTCAGATTGAAATAAAGACGCGCGGATTATCCAACAATATTTTTGCCGGGCAGTATCATTCAGCCTTTAAGGGTAGAGGTATGGCATTTTCCGAAGTGCGTGAGTATCAGTTTGGCGATGATATACGAGACATTGATTGGAATGTGACTGCGCGCTTCAATAAGCCTTATGTGAAGGTATTTGAAGAAGAACGTGAACTGACCGTAATGTTATTGGTAGATGTTTCCGGTAGTTTGGAATTTGGTACGATAAAGCAAATGAAGAAAGACATGGTGACTGAGATAGCTGCAACTTTGGCTTTTTCCGCCATCCAAAATAATGATAAGATCGGTGTAATCTTCTTCTCGGATCGGATTGAAAAGTTCATTCCCCCAAAGAAAGGACGTAAACATATACTTTACATCATTCGTGAGTTGATAGACTTTCATGCAGAAAGTCGCAGAACAAATATTTGCCTTGGATTGGAATATCTGACTAATGTGATGAAACGCCGTTGTACGGCTTTTGTCTTGTCTGACTTTATTGATCAGAAAAGTTTTAAAAGTGCTATGACCATTGCTAATCGCAAACATGATGTGGTTGCTATTCAGATTTATGATCGTCGCGTAGAAGATCTTCCGGCCATAGGTTTGATGAAGATTAAGGATGCCGAAACGGGACATGAACAGTGGATTGACACTTCTTCGCATGCAGTGCGCCGGGCTCACCATGATTGGTGGGTGAATAAGCAGATGGAACTGAATGAAACATTTACAAAAAGTAATGTGGATAATGTGTCTGTACGTACAGATCAGGATTATGTCAAGGCATTGATGAATTTGTTTGCGAAACGAAATTAA
- a CDS encoding vWA domain-containing protein: protein MVFANIEYLFLLLLLIPYILWYIMKRKNSEATLQISDARVYAHTPKSYKNYLLHAPFILRIVALILMIIVLARPQTTNSWQNSEIEGIDIMLAMDVSTSMLAEDLKPNRLEAAKDVATEFINGRPNDNIGITLFAGESFTQCPLTVDHAVLLNLLKDMKCGFIEDGTAIGMGLANAVTRLKDSKAKSKVIILLTDGVNNKGDISPLTAAEIAKSFGIRVYTIGVGTNGMAPYPYPVGGTVQYVNMPVEIDEKTLTQIAGTTEGNYFRATSNSKLKEVYEEIDKLEKTKLNVKEYSKRQEEYRWFALAAFLCVLLEVLLCNSILKKIP from the coding sequence ATGGTTTTTGCCAATATTGAATATTTATTTTTACTGCTTTTACTTATACCTTATATACTATGGTATATCATGAAGCGGAAGAACAGTGAAGCAACACTTCAGATTTCGGATGCTCGCGTATATGCACATACTCCGAAAAGTTATAAGAATTATTTGCTTCATGCACCGTTTATATTACGGATAGTTGCTTTAATATTGATGATTATTGTTTTAGCACGTCCACAGACAACTAATAGTTGGCAAAACAGTGAGATTGAAGGTATAGATATCATGCTTGCTATGGATGTTTCTACAAGTATGCTTGCTGAGGATTTGAAGCCCAATCGCTTGGAAGCGGCAAAAGATGTTGCAACTGAGTTTATAAACGGCCGTCCCAATGACAATATAGGTATAACCTTATTTGCCGGGGAGAGTTTCACACAATGTCCGCTTACAGTAGATCATGCAGTCTTGTTAAATCTGCTTAAAGACATGAAATGTGGCTTCATTGAAGATGGTACAGCGATTGGTATGGGACTTGCCAATGCTGTTACTCGTTTGAAAGATAGCAAAGCTAAATCAAAGGTCATTATTCTGTTGACGGATGGTGTCAACAATAAAGGTGACATTTCTCCTTTAACTGCTGCTGAAATAGCCAAGAGTTTCGGTATTCGTGTTTACACTATTGGAGTAGGAACTAATGGTATGGCACCATATCCATATCCGGTAGGCGGAACAGTACAGTATGTCAATATGCCTGTTGAAATAGATGAAAAGACTCTGACACAGATTGCCGGGACTACGGAAGGAAATTATTTTCGTGCAACCAGTAATTCCAAGCTTAAAGAGGTATATGAAGAAATAGATAAATTGGAGAAAACAAAATTGAATGTGAAGGAATACAGCAAACGTCAAGAAGAATATCGTTGGTTTGCATTAGCTGCTTTCTTATGTGTGTTGTTGGAAGTTCTCCTGTGTAACTCTATCTTAAAGAAGATACCATAA
- a CDS encoding vWA domain-containing protein: MFRFEEPAYLYLLLLLPFLAAFYLYSNYRRRKAICKFGDPILMTQLMPDVSKYRPDVKYWLVFAVIGLFAMLLARPQFGSKLETVKRQGVEVMIALDISNSMLAQDVQPSRLEKAKRLVAQLVDKMQNDKVGMIVFAGDAFTQLPITNDYISAKMFLESISPSLISKQGTAIGAAISLATRSFTPQEGIGRAIIVITDGENHEGGVAEAAKTATEKGIQVNVLGVGMPDGAPIPVEGTNDYRRDREGNVIVTRLNEEMCQEIAKAGNGIYVRVDNTNSAQKAISQEMNKMAKADVETQVYTEFNEQFQVIAWLILLLLLAEMLILERKNPLFRNIHLFSNKK; the protein is encoded by the coding sequence ATGTTTCGATTTGAAGAACCTGCATATTTGTATTTGTTGTTGTTGTTGCCTTTTTTAGCAGCCTTTTATTTGTATTCTAATTACCGAAGGAGAAAGGCTATTTGTAAATTTGGTGATCCGATACTTATGACACAGTTGATGCCAGATGTGTCGAAATATCGTCCCGACGTAAAATATTGGCTGGTATTTGCTGTCATTGGTTTGTTTGCCATGTTATTGGCACGCCCGCAATTTGGCTCAAAACTTGAAACAGTGAAACGCCAAGGAGTGGAAGTGATGATTGCGTTGGATATATCCAATTCAATGTTGGCACAGGATGTACAGCCAAGTCGTTTAGAGAAAGCCAAAAGATTGGTTGCACAGTTGGTTGATAAGATGCAGAATGATAAAGTTGGTATGATTGTTTTTGCAGGTGATGCATTTACACAACTTCCGATAACCAATGATTATATATCTGCTAAAATGTTCCTTGAATCTATTTCCCCCTCATTAATATCTAAACAGGGCACGGCTATAGGAGCTGCAATAAGTTTGGCTACCCGTAGTTTTACTCCCCAGGAGGGTATAGGACGTGCTATTATTGTTATTACTGATGGTGAAAACCATGAAGGTGGAGTTGCGGAGGCTGCTAAAACTGCTACAGAAAAAGGAATTCAAGTTAATGTTTTAGGGGTTGGTATGCCTGATGGAGCACCTATTCCGGTAGAAGGTACAAATGATTATCGTCGTGATCGGGAAGGTAATGTAATCGTAACACGTCTGAATGAAGAAATGTGTCAGGAGATAGCTAAAGCAGGAAATGGAATTTACGTGCGTGTGGATAACACGAATAGTGCACAAAAAGCAATTAGTCAGGAAATGAATAAAATGGCGAAAGCAGATGTGGAAACACAGGTTTACACGGAATTTAATGAGCAATTTCAGGTAATAGCATGGCTTATTTTATTGTTGCTATTGGCAGAAATGCTGATATTGGAACGTAAGAATCCTTTGTTCCGTAATATTCATTTATTTTCAAATAAGAAGTGA
- a CDS encoding tetratricopeptide repeat protein → MLQRKYIGMFLLLFIAVSASAQKLERDFIRKGNRFFRDSVYVNAEVNYRKALEANPKSTISMFNLGNTLVQQSKLQEAMEQYVGATKVEKDKLKLAHIYHNMGVIFHSQKDYTKAVEAYKQSLRNNPKDDETRYNLVLAQKMLKDQQQNQQKQDQDKQDQQKEQDKKDQDQDKQDQQKNKDQQQQSQPEKKKDEMSKENAEQLLNSVMQDEKDVQDKVKKRQILQGGRLEKDW, encoded by the coding sequence ATGTTACAGAGAAAATATATTGGAATGTTTTTGTTGCTGTTCATTGCTGTTTCAGCATCTGCACAAAAATTGGAGCGTGATTTTATTCGTAAGGGAAACCGTTTTTTTAGAGATAGTGTGTATGTTAATGCGGAAGTAAATTATCGAAAGGCTTTGGAGGCTAATCCTAAATCGACTATATCTATGTTCAATTTAGGAAATACATTGGTGCAACAAAGTAAATTACAAGAGGCAATGGAACAGTATGTCGGAGCTACAAAAGTAGAAAAAGACAAGTTGAAATTAGCACACATTTATCATAATATGGGAGTCATATTCCATTCGCAGAAAGACTATACAAAAGCTGTAGAAGCTTATAAACAATCATTGCGTAATAATCCGAAAGATGATGAAACCCGCTATAACCTTGTTTTAGCCCAGAAAATGCTGAAAGACCAGCAGCAGAATCAACAAAAGCAAGATCAGGATAAGCAGGATCAACAGAAGGAGCAAGATAAAAAGGATCAGGATCAGGACAAACAAGACCAACAGAAAAATAAGGATCAACAACAGCAGTCTCAACCTGAAAAGAAAAAGGATGAGATGTCCAAAGAAAATGCAGAACAGCTTTTGAATTCTGTCATGCAAGATGAGAAGGATGTACAGGATAAAGTGAAGAAACGGCAAATTCTTCAAGGTGGTCGATTGGAAAAAGATTGGTAA
- a CDS encoding BatD family protein, which produces MRKIVFLWIMLIVISIQVFADEKVSFVASAPDAVAVGDQFRLSYTVTTQKVRDFRAPSIKGFDVLMGPSRSEQSSVQMINGQTTSTSSITFTYILMANTEGNFTIPGATITASGNQMVSNSVRIKVLPADQANGTASSGNSGKQSGGATSRASSGTTISSSDLFILPTVSKTTIYEQEAFLLTYKIYTLVDLRTFDNVKLPDFKGFHSQEVELPNDRRWGLEHYKGRNYQTTVYRQFVLFPQQSGKLTIDAARFDAVIAKATQVADPFEAFFNGGNNYVEVKKPLLTPQLTIDVKSLPIGKPTDFSGGVGEFNITSSINSTNVKTNDAITVKLVISGTGNLKLVSNPEIKFPEDFEVYDPKVDNKFRLTNTGLSGSKVIEYLAIPRNAGTYKIPAVKFSYFDIKTRSYKTLTTEEYELHVEKGVGNAAQTIANFTNKEDLKILNEDIRYIKQNDVTLSQKGDFFYGSLEYWLFYLIPSVIFIIFFAVYRKQIVDNANVVKMRTKKANKVAVKRMKQAGKLLAANKKDEFYDEILKALWGYISDKLNIPVSRLSKDNIEEELHNYGVKDILIKEFLDALNNCEFARFAPGNDNQAMDKIYSGSLEVISKMENSIKH; this is translated from the coding sequence ATGAGAAAAATAGTTTTCTTATGGATCATGCTGATTGTAATCAGCATACAGGTATTTGCTGACGAGAAAGTGTCATTTGTAGCATCTGCTCCCGATGCTGTGGCAGTAGGAGATCAGTTTAGATTGTCCTATACAGTGACTACACAGAAAGTGAGGGATTTTCGGGCGCCGTCCATTAAGGGATTTGATGTACTGATGGGCCCAAGTCGTTCCGAACAGAGCAGTGTGCAAATGATTAATGGGCAAACCACTTCTACAAGTAGCATTACATTCACTTATATTTTAATGGCCAATACGGAAGGTAATTTCACAATTCCGGGAGCTACCATTACAGCCAGTGGCAATCAAATGGTATCTAACTCTGTGCGGATAAAGGTATTACCTGCTGATCAGGCGAATGGTACGGCCTCTTCTGGAAATAGTGGTAAACAAAGTGGAGGAGCTACAAGCCGGGCTTCATCGGGTACAACTATATCCAGTAGCGATTTGTTTATTTTGCCTACTGTTAGTAAAACCACCATATATGAACAAGAGGCTTTCTTGTTGACATACAAGATATATACGTTGGTAGATTTGCGTACATTTGATAATGTGAAATTACCTGATTTCAAGGGGTTTCATTCACAAGAAGTCGAATTACCAAATGACAGGAGATGGGGATTAGAACATTACAAAGGTAGAAATTATCAAACTACTGTTTATCGCCAGTTTGTATTATTTCCCCAACAATCAGGTAAGTTGACCATTGATGCTGCGCGTTTTGATGCTGTCATTGCCAAAGCTACACAGGTGGCCGATCCATTTGAAGCTTTCTTTAATGGAGGAAATAATTATGTAGAAGTCAAGAAACCTCTTTTAACTCCCCAATTAACCATTGACGTGAAGTCTTTGCCAATTGGTAAACCTACTGATTTCTCAGGTGGAGTAGGTGAATTTAATATTACTTCTTCAATCAATAGTACAAATGTTAAGACAAATGATGCTATTACAGTGAAACTTGTTATTTCTGGTACTGGCAACTTGAAACTTGTATCTAATCCGGAAATTAAGTTTCCTGAAGATTTTGAAGTTTATGATCCGAAGGTGGATAATAAATTCCGTTTAACTAATACTGGACTTTCTGGGAGTAAAGTAATAGAGTATTTGGCAATTCCACGCAATGCTGGAACTTATAAGATTCCCGCCGTGAAGTTTAGCTATTTCGATATCAAGACTCGCTCATATAAGACATTGACGACAGAAGAATACGAGTTACATGTAGAAAAGGGGGTAGGAAATGCAGCTCAAACCATTGCCAATTTTACAAATAAAGAAGATTTGAAAATTTTGAATGAGGATATTCGTTATATTAAACAGAATGATGTGACTCTTTCGCAAAAAGGTGATTTTTTCTATGGTTCATTGGAATATTGGCTGTTTTATTTGATTCCAAGCGTAATATTTATTATCTTTTTTGCAGTTTATCGTAAGCAGATTGTTGATAATGCCAATGTCGTGAAAATGCGAACGAAAAAAGCTAATAAAGTTGCAGTGAAGCGTATGAAACAAGCAGGTAAGCTTTTGGCTGCTAATAAAAAAGATGAATTTTATGATGAAATACTAAAAGCATTATGGGGATATATTAGTGATAAGTTGAATATTCCAGTTTCTCGTTTATCTAAAGATAATATTGAAGAAGAACTTCATAATTATGGAGTGAAAGATATACTGATAAAGGAATTCCTTGATGCATTGAATAATTGTGAATTTGCCCGTTTTGCTCCTGGCAATGATAATCAGGCTATGGATAAGATATATTCAGGCTCATTGGAGGTGATAAGCAAAATGGAAAATTCAATTAAACATTAA
- a CDS encoding tetratricopeptide repeat protein: protein MKKTLFFVLVLVVIAINTFAQNSTDTLQIDSISSVEPHAEFSAVKQEGNVTKAEGDSAYMRNDYVSAIQIYENLLKKGEAAEIYYNLGNSYYKAGDIARAILNYERASLLQPGNTDIRANLEIARSKTIDKVTPLPEIFFVAWTKIMINSLNADVWAKLGIVCFIFLLISLYLFFFSKLILWKKVGFIAGITFFTFVILSNVFAFQQKIRLTNRDEAIVLSPSVTVHSTPSDSGTSLFILHEGHKVEIKDDSMREWKEIRLEDGKVGWVSSSAIEVI, encoded by the coding sequence ATGAAGAAAACATTATTTTTTGTCCTTGTCTTGGTAGTAATAGCAATAAATACTTTCGCACAAAATTCTACTGATACACTTCAAATAGATTCAATATCTTCTGTTGAACCACACGCGGAATTTTCTGCTGTGAAACAAGAAGGTAATGTGACAAAAGCTGAAGGTGATAGTGCTTATATGAGAAATGATTATGTTTCTGCTATCCAGATTTATGAAAATTTGCTGAAGAAAGGTGAAGCTGCTGAAATTTACTATAATTTGGGAAACAGTTATTACAAAGCAGGTGATATAGCAAGAGCTATATTAAATTATGAACGGGCTTCATTGTTACAGCCTGGTAATACGGATATTCGTGCTAATTTAGAGATAGCGCGGTCTAAAACAATTGATAAAGTTACTCCGCTACCTGAGATCTTTTTTGTTGCATGGACAAAAATCATGATAAACTCTTTAAATGCAGATGTATGGGCAAAATTAGGTATTGTATGTTTTATATTTTTGCTAATATCTCTTTACCTTTTCTTTTTTTCTAAACTGATTCTATGGAAGAAAGTGGGATTTATTGCTGGTATTACTTTTTTTACTTTTGTTATTTTGAGCAATGTTTTTGCATTTCAACAAAAGATAAGATTAACCAATCGTGATGAAGCTATTGTTCTGTCTCCCAGTGTAACAGTGCATAGCACTCCTAGTGATAGTGGCACGAGTTTGTTTATTTTACATGAAGGGCATAAAGTCGAAATCAAAGATGACTCAATGCGTGAATGGAAAGAAATCCGGTTGGAAGATGGAAAAGTAGGTTGGGTATCTTCCTCTGCCATAGAAGTTATCTAA
- a CDS encoding universal stress protein: MEDKLVTLAILTYAKAQILKNVLESEGIESYIHNVNQIQPVVSSGVRVRIKESDLPHALKITESSAWLSEEVVGEKSPKIEKTNNKVLIPVDFSNYSLKACEFGFNFAKNIGAEVILLHVYFTPIYATSLPYGDVFNYQLSDEDKVGNILQRTQGDLAILSDKVKEKVSSGEFPNIKFTCVLREGIPEEEILKYAKEYRPYIIVMGTRGKNQKDIDLIGSVTAEVIERSHIPVLAIPENTPFKQFSEVKRIAFITNFDQRDLIAFDSLINSLKPFIFSVSLIHLSEHVKDAWNEIKLGGIKEYFQKQYPLLDIHYDVVKNDDFLNSLDKYIKSNYIDIIALTSYKRNIFSRLFNPGIARKMIFHSDTPLLVIYGRRN, encoded by the coding sequence ATGGAGGATAAATTAGTAACCTTAGCAATTTTGACATATGCTAAAGCACAGATACTGAAGAATGTGCTTGAGAGTGAAGGGATTGAATCCTATATTCACAATGTGAATCAGATACAACCGGTTGTGTCTTCAGGGGTTCGTGTACGTATTAAAGAAAGTGATTTACCACATGCTTTAAAAATTACTGAGAGTTCAGCATGGCTTTCCGAAGAGGTAGTAGGAGAGAAGTCTCCTAAAATAGAGAAAACTAATAATAAGGTATTAATTCCAGTGGATTTTTCTAATTATTCATTAAAGGCATGTGAATTTGGTTTTAATTTCGCAAAGAATATTGGTGCTGAAGTGATATTATTACATGTATATTTTACTCCTATATATGCCACTTCTTTGCCATATGGTGATGTCTTTAATTATCAGCTTAGTGATGAAGATAAAGTTGGCAATATTTTACAAAGAACACAAGGGGATTTGGCTATTTTGTCTGATAAAGTGAAAGAAAAAGTATCTTCCGGGGAATTTCCTAACATTAAATTTACTTGTGTATTACGTGAAGGTATACCTGAAGAGGAAATTTTAAAATATGCAAAAGAATACCGTCCATACATTATTGTAATGGGGACTCGTGGTAAAAATCAGAAGGATATTGATTTGATAGGTAGTGTAACGGCTGAAGTAATTGAGAGAAGTCATATTCCTGTTTTAGCCATTCCTGAAAACACTCCTTTTAAACAATTTTCTGAAGTAAAGCGTATTGCATTTATTACAAACTTTGATCAGCGCGATCTGATTGCTTTTGATTCTTTGATAAATAGCCTGAAACCATTTATTTTTTCTGTATCATTAATCCATCTATCAGAACATGTAAAGGATGCTTGGAATGAAATAAAATTGGGAGGTATTAAAGAATATTTCCAAAAACAATATCCATTATTGGATATTCATTATGATGTTGTGAAGAACGATGATTTCCTAAATAGTTTAGATAAATATATTAAAAGCAACTATATTGATATAATTGCATTGACATCTTATAAAAGGAATATTTTTTCTCGATTGTTTAATCCGGGAATCGCAAGGAAAATGATTTTTCATTCTGATACTCCTTTATTGGTTATCTATGGAAGACGGAATTAA